From one Microbulbifer sp. A4B17 genomic stretch:
- a CDS encoding helix-turn-helix domain-containing protein, giving the protein MKSESILEMVSTQQIIAVFDLISDIIFWVKDESGYVVHCNREFIEHVGCRSLNQVVGRSDMDFSPSYLAKNYMRDDQRVMEGETITDRLELNIGKSGELVWFTTSKRPLKSPTGKIIGTYGVARDLNETVKTLSRMDKLKKPVEYIKNNYSQPITVEQLAEVASLSVSALERRFKKYLEKTPMQFVREVRLENSRRMLVDTQRPISEIAYRVGFPSHSYFSRHFKSMFGQLPAIYREEVQSQL; this is encoded by the coding sequence ATGAAGTCTGAATCAATATTGGAAATGGTGTCTACCCAGCAGATTATTGCGGTTTTTGATCTAATATCAGATATTATTTTTTGGGTAAAAGATGAGTCTGGTTACGTAGTACATTGTAACCGAGAGTTTATTGAGCATGTTGGATGTAGGTCCCTTAATCAGGTTGTGGGCCGCTCTGATATGGATTTTTCTCCCTCTTATCTCGCAAAAAACTATATGCGTGATGACCAGCGAGTGATGGAGGGCGAAACGATTACAGATCGACTGGAGTTGAATATAGGAAAAAGTGGAGAGTTGGTTTGGTTTACGACATCTAAGCGTCCACTGAAGAGTCCCACTGGCAAAATCATCGGTACCTATGGCGTAGCTCGTGACCTCAATGAGACTGTTAAAACGCTTTCCAGAATGGATAAGCTGAAAAAGCCCGTTGAATATATTAAAAATAATTACAGTCAGCCGATTACGGTTGAACAGCTGGCAGAAGTGGCCAGTTTGTCTGTTAGCGCCCTTGAGAGACGATTTAAGAAGTATCTGGAGAAAACTCCAATGCAGTTTGTCAGGGAGGTTAGGTTAGAGAACTCCCGTCGTATGTTGGTGGACACTCAGCGGCCAATATCTGAAATCGCATACCGTGTCGGATTTCCATCTCACAGTTACTTCAGTAGACATTTTAAGAGCATGTTTGGGCAGCTTCCTGCCATTTATAGAGAAGAAGTTCAGTCTCAACTTTGA